Proteins from one Telopea speciosissima isolate NSW1024214 ecotype Mountain lineage chromosome 1, Tspe_v1, whole genome shotgun sequence genomic window:
- the LOC122666419 gene encoding uncharacterized protein LOC122666419: MEKRFTLLQTVAAAGVFSAVSCWYGFMFGRESARKELGVLIEDLRRGNPKMDTSHDS; encoded by the exons ATGGAGAAAAGGTTCACGCTCCTCCAAACCGTTGCTGCAGCTGGAGTATTCTCTGCTGTTTCCTGCTG GTACGGATTCATGTTTGGAAGGGAATCTGCTCGGAAAGAACTCGGTGTTTTGATTGAAGATCTGCGTCGTGGAAATCCCAAAATGGACACTTCTCACGATTCCTGA